Within Flavobacteriales bacterium, the genomic segment AAGTTATAAGTAAGCTAGTTGAAATAGAGGAGGTAACTTTTGTAGCTACCATTTCAGGAGAGTATAATTTAGAGATTTGCTTACTATGTAACGACACCGAGCACCTTGAAAATGTTCTTCATAATACCTTATACCAAATTGAGGAAATAGACGAAACCGAAACCACCATGATATTCCGTGTACTTAAATGGGAAGGCTGTACCACCTACAAACCTGAAATGCTGAGTGCATAGTATTTATATACAAAAAAAGGGATTTGAATAAATTCAAATCCCTTTTTTTTGTGGGCCCTCGCGGGCTCGAACCGCGGACCACTTGATTATGAGTCAAGTGCTCTAACCAGCTGAGCTAAGGGCCCTAATAAAATAGACCATTACGATCTTTTTTATCGGACTGCAATTTTACATATTTGCTGATTGGAAACCTAATATTATTACCTAATTACAATGAATCTTAACGGGATCAATAACTTAATATTTGATTTGGGCAATGTGCTGATAGACATCAATCCAGCCCTTTCTACTGCTGCTTTCAAAAAACTAGGTGTCCTCGACATCGATAAATTTTACTCCATAAGTAAACAAAACCAACTCTTTGACAACCTAGAAACAGGCAAAACACCCAATGCCATCTTTAGAGATGAAATAAGAGGCTTGAGCGACTTAACGCTATCTGATGAGGAAATAGATAATGCATGGAATGCACTACTCTTAGAGTTACCCAATGAACGCTTAAAGCTTCTTGAAAAACTGGGAAGCAGCTACCAAATATATTTATTGAGTAATACGAATGCGATTCACATCGAATCCTTTAATAAGACTCTAGAACAAGAAAATAAAAAGGACTATTTCTATAGTCTTTTTAACCATGTCTACTACTCTCATGAAGTCGGGTTACGTAAACCAGGTGTAGAGATATACAAATATATTTTAGAAGAACAAAGTATGATACCTGAAGAGACACTTTTTTTAGATGACCTTCAAAATAATTTAGATGGCGCAGCCAAATTGAACATAAATGTTCAGCTTACTTATAGAAATATTATTGAATTGTTTAATGACTAGGAAGTAGACTACTTCTTAACGAAAGACTCCATCTGATTATCAAAATTCAGATAGTAGATTCCTTTTTTCAAGTTTGATACATTGATATTTGCATCCGCACCTTTTTTCACCAAGTTTCCATATTGATCAAAAATCTCATACATAGTGCTTGCTGAAAAAATGATTTCCTTATTCACTTTAACCGGAGAGAAAGTAGTTCGTGGATTCATTGAGTTGAAACTTGCATTAGGAGAATATCTAGGTTTTCTAGTAAAATCAACTTGTTTCACTCTGTACTTATTTTCTCCTGAATGATGAGCTACTTTAAAACTATAGTTGTGCGCTGCAGAAGTTCCTCTTCCTTCTACTTGACCTAACTTAATCCATTTGTTCCATCTAAACTGTTCGACTACGAAAGGTAATTCTCCAGATTCTCCATTTGTTGTCCATCGCAGTACTCCTCCTTTGTCAACTTTAATAGAAGCAACCTCATATGTACTTTTTGGTTTTAATACTTCTGGATTTAAAACCTTAGGAGTACAATCGTCTTTGTGTTTGATTTTAACTTCTACTTTTTGCCCTAGTTCTAATTGCAAAGCAGAGAAGTCTATTTCGAATGCACTTGAATTAAGTTCGTCGGTTGTAATCTCGTCATTAACATTAACCTCGAACGTACAGAATCCAACACCTGATCCCGCAAAAGGATTTAACACATACAGGTTCTTACCTTGATAAGTTCCTTCATGTAATATTATCCCCCCTTGAACGTTTATCGCTAAAAGTGTTAATGCTAAAAGATATACTATTCTTTTCATGTTTGTTATCGTACTACCTTCCTTTATTGTAGACTGCCTAATCTTGCAAAGCTAATCTCATTTTTCGCAATACCAAAGTAAATAAAAACTTTTATAACCGTCACATTAAAACCCATTTAACTGACTATAAACCATGTGCTTTCTTTTTAACTATAGAACCTATTTAAATAGTTTCCTTTTAAACCCTTATCAGCAAAAGAAACTAGAGAACATCAAAGCTATACCGTTTCCTGTTTTAGATCCTTTAAACTCTTTGCAGATTCATACATTGTTTTAGCTTGGCCTTCTCTAAAATCAATATCTGGAATATCCTGTAATTCATAAACAGAATTATCCGTTTTAACCAACATATAAAAAT encodes:
- a CDS encoding HAD family phosphatase; translated protein: MNLNGINNLIFDLGNVLIDINPALSTAAFKKLGVLDIDKFYSISKQNQLFDNLETGKTPNAIFRDEIRGLSDLTLSDEEIDNAWNALLLELPNERLKLLEKLGSSYQIYLLSNTNAIHIESFNKTLEQENKKDYFYSLFNHVYYSHEVGLRKPGVEIYKYILEEQSMIPEETLFLDDLQNNLDGAAKLNINVQLTYRNIIELFND
- a CDS encoding T9SS type A sorting domain-containing protein; amino-acid sequence: MKRIVYLLALTLLAINVQGGIILHEGTYQGKNLYVLNPFAGSGVGFCTFEVNVNDEITTDELNSSAFEIDFSALQLELGQKVEVKIKHKDDCTPKVLNPEVLKPKSTYEVASIKVDKGGVLRWTTNGESGELPFVVEQFRWNKWIKLGQVEGRGTSAAHNYSFKVAHHSGENKYRVKQVDFTRKPRYSPNASFNSMNPRTTFSPVKVNKEIIFSASTMYEIFDQYGNLVKKGADANINVSNLKKGIYYLNFDNQMESFVKK